Proteins encoded by one window of Aphis gossypii isolate Hap1 chromosome X, ASM2018417v2, whole genome shotgun sequence:
- the LOC114121439 gene encoding guanine nucleotide-binding protein G(i) subunit alpha isoform X2 yields MKIIHETGYSKEECEQYRPVVFSNTIQSLMAIIRAMGILRIDFSDPSRTENARQFFSLASATEEGELTPDLVKLMKRLWADSGVQECFLRSREYQLNDSAAYYLNALDRISLPNYVPTQQDVLRTRVKTTGIIETNFSFKGLNFKMFDVGGQRSERKKWIHCFEGVTAIIFCVALSGYDLVLAEDEEMNRMIESMKLFDSICNSKWFVDTSIILFLNKKDLFEEKIRRSPLNSCFPEYMGSNNYEEAAAYIQMKFESLNKRKDQKEIYTHFTCATDTNNIQFVFDAVTDVIIKNNLKDCGLF; encoded by the exons atgaaaatcatTCATGAGACAGGTTATTCTAAAGAAGAATGTGAACAATATAGACCTGTGGTATTTAGCAATACAATTCAAAGTTTAATGGCAATTATACGAGCAATGGGCATTTTAAGAATTGATTTTTCAGATCCTAGCAGAACG gaaaaCGCccgtcaatttttttctttagctaGTGCTACTGAAGAAGGTGAATTGACTCCAGATCtagttaaacttatgaaaagaTTATGGGCAGATTCTGGTGTACAAGAATGCTTTTTGCGTTCAAGAGAATATCAACTTAATGATTCTGctgcttattatttaaatgcattggATAGAATATCTTTAcctaattatgtacctacacaaCAGGATGTTTTACGGACAAGAGTGAAGACCACTGGCATcattgaaacaaatttttcatTCAAGGGATTGAATTTCAA aatGTTTGATGTTGGGGGACAAAGATCAGAGAGAAAAAAGTGGATTCATTGTTTTGAAGGTGTTACCgccattatattttgtgtagcTTTATCAG GTTATGATTTAGTATTGGCAGAAGATGAAGAAATGAATAGAATGATCGAGtctatgaaattatttgattcCATTTGTAACAGCAAATGGTTTGTTGATACATCAATCATTTTATTCTTGAacaaaaaagatttatttgaagaaaaaattcGAAGAAGTCCATTAAATTCTTGTTTCCCTGAATACATGg gttctaataattatgaagAAGCGGCTGCTTATATACAAATGAAAtttgaaagtttaaataaaagaaaagaccaaaaagaaatttatacTCATTTCACTTGCGCCACTGACacaaataacatacaatttgtttttgatgCCGTAACTGATGTTATCATCAAAAATAATCTCAAAGATTGTGGTCTTTTTTAG
- the LOC114121439 gene encoding guanine nucleotide-binding protein G(i) subunit alpha isoform X1 codes for MGCTISSGEKEAVERSKKIDKTLRADGEKAAREVKLLLLGAGESGKSTIVKQMKIIHETGYSKEECEQYRPVVFSNTIQSLMAIIRAMGILRIDFSDPSRTENARQFFSLASATEEGELTPDLVKLMKRLWADSGVQECFLRSREYQLNDSAAYYLNALDRISLPNYVPTQQDVLRTRVKTTGIIETNFSFKGLNFKMFDVGGQRSERKKWIHCFEGVTAIIFCVALSGYDLVLAEDEEMNRMIESMKLFDSICNSKWFVDTSIILFLNKKDLFEEKIRRSPLNSCFPEYMGSNNYEEAAAYIQMKFESLNKRKDQKEIYTHFTCATDTNNIQFVFDAVTDVIIKNNLKDCGLF; via the exons ATGGGTTGCACGATAAGTTCGGGTGAGAAAGAGGCGGTGGAGCGATCGAAAAAGATCGACAAGACGCTCCGGGCCGACGGCGAAAAAGCAGCAAGAGAAGTAAAACTGTTATTGTTAG gtgCTGGCGAATCTGGAAAAAGTACTATTGTGaaacaaatgaaaatcatTCATGAGACAGGTTATTCTAAAGAAGAATGTGAACAATATAGACCTGTGGTATTTAGCAATACAATTCAAAGTTTAATGGCAATTATACGAGCAATGGGCATTTTAAGAATTGATTTTTCAGATCCTAGCAGAACG gaaaaCGCccgtcaatttttttctttagctaGTGCTACTGAAGAAGGTGAATTGACTCCAGATCtagttaaacttatgaaaagaTTATGGGCAGATTCTGGTGTACAAGAATGCTTTTTGCGTTCAAGAGAATATCAACTTAATGATTCTGctgcttattatttaaatgcattggATAGAATATCTTTAcctaattatgtacctacacaaCAGGATGTTTTACGGACAAGAGTGAAGACCACTGGCATcattgaaacaaatttttcatTCAAGGGATTGAATTTCAA aatGTTTGATGTTGGGGGACAAAGATCAGAGAGAAAAAAGTGGATTCATTGTTTTGAAGGTGTTACCgccattatattttgtgtagcTTTATCAG GTTATGATTTAGTATTGGCAGAAGATGAAGAAATGAATAGAATGATCGAGtctatgaaattatttgattcCATTTGTAACAGCAAATGGTTTGTTGATACATCAATCATTTTATTCTTGAacaaaaaagatttatttgaagaaaaaattcGAAGAAGTCCATTAAATTCTTGTTTCCCTGAATACATGg gttctaataattatgaagAAGCGGCTGCTTATATACAAATGAAAtttgaaagtttaaataaaagaaaagaccaaaaagaaatttatacTCATTTCACTTGCGCCACTGACacaaataacatacaatttgtttttgatgCCGTAACTGATGTTATCATCAAAAATAATCTCAAAGATTGTGGTCTTTTTTAG